A stretch of DNA from Camelus ferus isolate YT-003-E chromosome 18, BCGSAC_Cfer_1.0, whole genome shotgun sequence:
CTACTCTGACCTCTTCCCAGATGCCGAAAAGCAAGCCTGAGGCAGGTACACATACCTGGGGGCGGGGGCATCCTGGGCGGGCAGGGGCCGCCGAGCGCTGGGAAGTCTTCCTGGGGTGTGGGGCAAGGGAGGGGCCCCTGGGGCCTTGGAAGCCCAGGGGGTTCCTTGGGAGTGCTCCGAGCTGGGACCGGCCCCTCTGTGTGTCCATTGACGACGACACCAActggcccctcagccctgccagtgggggctgtgggggcctGCTCAGCCCCAGGGGACCCGTCTTTGTCAGAGGGCAGCGGCGGGGGGGATGCGGCACCTGGCTTCTCAGAgcccactttcttctttttgccaACCTTGGTGAAGGTCTGGGTGGAGGCCAGTGCCAGCAGGGAGGAGACGGTGACTGTTGTGGGCACGCTCCGCAGCTCCTGGGCAGTGAGGCCAGTGCggccatcctcctcctcctccaccggGGGCGGCCCACCCTTTTTGCCACCCTTGCCCCCCTTCCCAGCCTTCCTGGAGGGCTGGCTGCTCCCACCAGCAGACTGGGCCCCAGTGGTGGGATGTGCCACTTTCTTGCTGCCACTGCTGTTCCAGGCAGAGATGAGGCTGGTGGGGGCAGCGGTGGGCTTGGAAGCAGAGGACACCAGGGCAGGGAAGTCGTCCTCCTGGAAGGTGCTCCTACCCCTGCTGGGAACCGCATACGCCAGCGGCAGCCCCACggggcccagggctgctgcagtggaggaggaggaggaagcagaggcacagagactGGGAAAGTCTTCATCCTTGAGCTTCgaagttgggggtgggagagtgCTGAGCCGAGGAACGGGAGAAGGTTCAGTGGCTTGCTGGTCCCTGGCCTGCCCCACACTCACCCTCTATAGGAGTCCGGCACCCTCACCCCGGTTTGTGCACACGTGTACCTTGGAAGTGCGGTCCCTGCAGCCAAGCCGGTTGCTGGGAAGGCCTCTTGGCTCACAGGACCGTTTGTCGAGGATTCTTTGGGGCCTGCGAGACACAAAAGAACCCTATGTCAGACGGATCAATGTTGAAGGCAAGATCAGGCCCCGCAGAGTGACCAGAGAGCATGTGGGTTCTTGTCCACTTTCTGGGTGGGGACCCTGCCAGTCTGGGCACCACGCTCGGCAAGAGGCTGCCTCAGGCCTCTCAGGCCAGAGCAGAGACACCTGCAAGGAAGGCCCACTCACCTGGGCCTTCGCCCTGAGTCCGGGGCGGACGCCGGGGGCCCCGGGGCTCCTCAGGCCCCCGCACCACTGCCTCCTCCTTTCTGGGCCTGGTGCCCTCCACCTGGTCCTCGCTCCTGCgtgtctcctgctgctgctgctgctgctgctgctgctgctgctgctgctgctgctgctgctgctgctgctgctgctgtgcaGCCACTGAGGCTCGGATGGCAGCTGCCACTTCTCGGTCCTCTTCTTCCCTGGGATGGAGAGATCTTCAGGCTGGGCAAGGCCCAGGACTATAGCagtgtgcagggggagggactggggaggggccGGAGGCCAGGGTAACGGGGCTGGCCCACCTACGCCGGCCAGGAGAGGGCGCTGGGGAGGCAGCAGAACATGTGCCTGCCAGCCTGAGGCTCCAGCTCCCCAGACAGCACCTGGACCCAGTTCTCTGGGGCAGCATCTGGAGTCCACAGATGCCCTGATCCAGCCTGGCCAACCCCAGCCTGAGTGTGCTTGTGTGCCCGGGCTTCAAGGCATAACTGCCCTGAACCCCCAAGTTGAGAGCCCCACCCCACAGGTTCCTCGTGTCTCTGGCTGAAAgtaggaaaaagaggaggaaatgtgCTCACTGAGGACACTGAGCAGGCCCTGTTGCCATGCTGGGGACACCAGAGACCAAAAGGCTGAAGTCCCCTGACCCCAGTGCCTGTTCCCAGCCCAGATGCCGGCTGCTGCCACCGCCTCAGGGGTGGTGCCAGGAGAACTTCAGTGGCACGTGAATCCTCCCACCTCTTGTACCTCCAGCTTCCTCGACGACTCTGCTGGGCTCCACGGCCGCTGGCCCGGCCTGCGCGACCCTGGCGGTTGTACCTGTCCAACTCCTCGTAGTCCTCGCCACTGACGACCCCTGCAACCAGCACACAGCCTGTCATGGGCCCGGGCAAGACCACAGCCAGTGCTCCAGCTTGGACAGCAGAAGCCTTCCCGCCCCCTACAGCACATGAGCCCTGGGGGATGGGCTCAGACACCTCTTGGGGTCCACAACAGCCCCAGACCTCTATGGCCTGGGCACCAGGTCAGAGCAAGAATGGTGCTGCGAGAAGGGCCTGGCCCTACCAACCCCACACTCCCAGGAGGAATGcccacacagcaggtgctcaataatcCTGACCCAGGGACGAGTCCCAGGGACCCCAGAGCAGCAGATCCAAGACACCGCGGGAGCCAGCTGGAGTGAAGAGCTCCCTGTCCCAATGTGCTCAGGTGTTCAGAGCTCCTCAATGGGCTAGCAGATGCAGGTTCAACAGGTGTGTCCCTTGTCCCCGTCGATATGTGAGGGGTCGGATCAGGACCTGGGTCTGAGGCCTCCAGAGCAGGGCTCCGCAAGGTGAGCACTGCCTCAGGGGCCAGGTGGGAGCTGTGGGAGCTCCACTCGGCAGAGGAGAGGTCTGCTCACCCTCATTCCGGCGTGAGTGCCGCGGCGCGTAGCTGAACTGCAGGTCGATCTGGCGGTTCTGGCGGGCCTCAGCACGGCTCCGGCTGTGGCAGGCTGTCCTGTGGGCCTTAAGGTCGATCTCGGTGCGGAACGCGTGGGTGAACTGCTCGGTGCTGCAACGGCCCTCTTCACACAGGAAGTGCTTCTCTCGGAAATGCTCGCGCAGATATGCGTAGTCACTGCCGGGGATGGGCTGTCAGTCGGGGCCAGGCACCGTGGCCAACGGCCTGCGCCCAGCCTGCCCAAGTGTCCAGGGCCTTGTGCTACCGCACCCACCTGTAGTAGTCCTGGGCCCCATCAGAGTCACAGAAGTGGCAGAAGTAGTGGTCGCGCCGCAGGTGCTTGAGCAGCTCATCATTGTCCAGGTAGCGCTCGTCACAGAACTTACAGAGCGGGTGGCCGCGGTGCGACGTGTCATCAGGGTCCCCTTGCATGCGGTGCCGAGCCAGGTCCTTGCGTGAGTACCACTTGCGCTCATAGGTAAAGATctgcagggagtggggaagggctggggatggggtgggggctcccCAGCCCCCTACCTCTCCCCACAGCCCAACACCACCAAAGGATCCTGGTGGCATCAGCTCTGTCACAGGGCCCACAACACCAGCAGCCTGGAGGCCCCACGTAGTTACTAGGAGGCTGCCCTGCCTGGGCTGTGCAGCCTGATTGCTCACCACCCCAGGGCTCTGTgaggcaggagagctgggtgGGTGCTGCGAAGCCCTGGGGATCTGGCCTGGCCAGGGCCAGGGGCAGCAACAAGCCCCTCACAGCTGTTTGCTGAGCACCCCTACGCCAGCCTCTGCAGGGCCTGGACACCATCCATCTCAGCCAGGGACTCCCTAAATGTCCCAaagccccaggcagctgctgtggaggcagggtggggctcACCTTGAGGTGTTTGAGGCACAGCTTGCAGCAAAACAGCTCGTGCTGCTTCCGCATGTGCTGCTCCAGGTCCCCAAAGAGGCCAAAAGGTGGCAGCTCAGGGCATCGCGGGCACTCGTGCTGCAACAGCTGCCTAGGGAGACACCAAGAGCCACCAGGACCCGAGGGCACTCAGCAATGTTATCCAGAGTGAGCACTAGACCCTCCCCATGGTCCACTGCTCCAAGGCCCTGGAGACACTCTCGGAGTGGGAGCCAGAAGACAGGCACTCGGCTCCCCATGCACCTTGGAGCTCTGACCACTGAGTCAGATGGGGCTTGGGCCAGTGCCTGAGCTGAACAAGGCCATGTGATGGGGGTGGGACCATGATGCAGGAGACTGACCTCTGTGTCAGATGAACATTATAACTGAGCCCACACAGGAGCCTGGGGTCAAAAGCCCAGGTTCTAGCTGAGCCAGGGGGCTGCCCTCTCACCTGGAAGATGAGGACCGGCCCCAAGACAACTGTACCACTTTACGGGGTTTTCCCACCATAGGCTAAGAGCCTGACTTGCAAGAGCTCTTGTGCACCTCCAAGAGCCCTCAGGAAGCAGGTGCTGGGTGCTACACCAGGAGGGCTTTCCCTGAATTCACCCCTTGCCCCTCATCTCTACCACCACCCCGGGAGGGGGGCGTGAGCACCCCCAGTTACAGGATAGGAGACCAATGATGGGAATTTAGCTACCTGACCCTGATGTCTGTGCCACAGAAAGTGCCCCCACCCACCTGAGTGTTGTGAGGAGCACAGGAGGTGATGGGGATGTGCCCGTCCCCACCACAAAGCGCCCTGCAGACTCTCGGAATCCCAGGCCGAGGGTTCCTCTCTCACCTGTATAAGGCAAACACTTTCCCGTCAGCAAAGTAGATGTCATACTTCTTCTCATGCTGCAGCTGGTGGATGGGGATTGTAGCAAAGGCAGGAAGCTTCCTCCCAAAGACCACCTGGAACCGAAAGTACAAGGGCATGGTGAGCGGGGCCCGGGATGTCCACTGGAGGGCGCCATCAAGCAGAAAAGAACGGGAGGCGGACACGCCCCCTCTGCTCACCCGCAGCCCAGCCACCTAGGGTTGCCAAGACAGAGAAGCAATGCCTGGCCTCGCCGCCAGGGGGCAGCCGACTCCCCACTCATCCACAACAAAACTGGCACCTGCCAGAAAGAGGCTGCCCCAGGGGCAGTGACAGGGACCAGACAGCGGGGCAAACCAAACCTTAATCACATGGGTGTCAAGCACAGGATGACTTGCactggaagaaaggagagacaCAATCCAGGAAGCAGCTAAGGAAACAATGCTGCCAGGCCAGGACCCATCAGTTGCCCATGCCTGGCCACCCTCCATCCACTCACGATACTTCCATAACACCACAGGAGAGGAACTCTCCCGCAGCACTCGGTCATGGCCCCTGGCCATTCTGGGCGGGCTGCCTGCCTGTTAACTTGGCTGTCTGGGGGCGCCAAAGGGATGAAGCTGGTGAGCTGAATGCAGAAACGTCCACACCCTGGTTGCTTCTCTGGGGTCTCCAGCCCTCTCAGGTAAAGCCTGCTCTGCGCCTCCAGAGACTGTGGCAA
This window harbors:
- the ZNF598 gene encoding E3 ubiquitin-protein ligase ZNF598 isoform X1, whose protein sequence is MAAVATAGPEGRRVVQEAAAAVPERGGGSCVLCCGDLEATALGRCDHPVCCRCSTKMRVLCEQRYCAVCREELRQVVFGRKLPAFATIPIHQLQHEKKYDIYFADGKVFALYRQLLQHECPRCPELPPFGLFGDLEQHMRKQHELFCCKLCLKHLKIFTYERKWYSRKDLARHRMQGDPDDTSHRGHPLCKFCDERYLDNDELLKHLRRDHYFCHFCDSDGAQDYYSDYAYLREHFREKHFLCEEGRCSTEQFTHAFRTEIDLKAHRTACHSRSRAEARQNRQIDLQFSYAPRHSRRNEGVVSGEDYEELDRYNRQGRAGRASGRGAQQSRRGSWRYKREEEDREVAAAIRASVAAQQQQQQQQQQQQQQQQQQQQQQQETRRSEDQVEGTRPRKEEAVVRGPEEPRGPRRPPRTQGEGPGPKESSTNGPVSQEAFPATGLAAGTALPSTLPPPTSKLKDEDFPSLCASASSSSSTAAALGPVGLPLAYAVPSRGRSTFQEDDFPALVSSASKPTAAPTSLISAWNSSGSKKVAHPTTGAQSAGGSSQPSRKAGKGGKGGKKGGPPPVEEEEDGRTGLTAQELRSVPTTVTVSSLLALASTQTFTKVGKKKKVGSEKPGAASPPPLPSDKDGSPGAEQAPTAPTGRAEGPVGVVVNGHTEGPVPARSTPKEPPGLPRPQGPLPCPTPQEDFPALGGPCPPRMPPPPGFNTVVLLKGTPPPPPPGLVPPISKPPPGFSGLLPSPHPACVPSTTTTTKAPRLTSMPRAYLVPENFRERNLQLIQSIKDFLQSDEARFNKFKSHSGEFRQGVISAAQYYKSCRDLLGENFQKIFNELLVLLPDTAKQQELLSAHTDFRGQERPPGTKAKKNKKNAWQASTRQTGLDCCVCPTCQQVLAHGDVRSHQALHAARDDDFPSLQAIARILT
- the ZNF598 gene encoding E3 ubiquitin-protein ligase ZNF598 isoform X2, which gives rise to MAAVATAGPEGRRVVQEAAAAVPERGGGSCVLCCGDLEATALGRCDHPVCCRCSTKMRVLCEQRYCAVCREELRQVVFGRKLPAFATIPIHQLQHEKKYDIYFADGKVFALYRQLLQHECPRCPELPPFGLFGDLEQHMRKQHELFCCKLCLKHLKIFTYERKWYSRKDLARHRMQGDPDDTSHRGHPLCKFCDERYLDNDELLKHLRRDHYFCHFCDSDGAQDYYSDYAYLREHFREKHFLCEEGRCSTEQFTHAFRTEIDLKAHRTACHSRSRAEARQNRQIDLQFSYAPRHSRRNEGVVSGEDYEELDRYNRQGRAGRASGRGAQQSRRGSWREEEDREVAAAIRASVAAQQQQQQQQQQQQQQQQQQQQQQQETRRSEDQVEGTRPRKEEAVVRGPEEPRGPRRPPRTQGEGPGPKESSTNGPVSQEAFPATGLAAGTALPSTLPPPTSKLKDEDFPSLCASASSSSSTAAALGPVGLPLAYAVPSRGRSTFQEDDFPALVSSASKPTAAPTSLISAWNSSGSKKVAHPTTGAQSAGGSSQPSRKAGKGGKGGKKGGPPPVEEEEDGRTGLTAQELRSVPTTVTVSSLLALASTQTFTKVGKKKKVGSEKPGAASPPPLPSDKDGSPGAEQAPTAPTGRAEGPVGVVVNGHTEGPVPARSTPKEPPGLPRPQGPLPCPTPQEDFPALGGPCPPRMPPPPGFNTVVLLKGTPPPPPPGLVPPISKPPPGFSGLLPSPHPACVPSTTTTTKAPRLTSMPRAYLVPENFRERNLQLIQSIKDFLQSDEARFNKFKSHSGEFRQGVISAAQYYKSCRDLLGENFQKIFNELLVLLPDTAKQQELLSAHTDFRGQERPPGTKAKKNKKNAWQASTRQTGLDCCVCPTCQQVLAHGDVRSHQALHAARDDDFPSLQAIARILT